A stretch of the Pseudomonadota bacterium genome encodes the following:
- a CDS encoding acyl-CoA dehydrogenase, producing the protein MTTYSAPVTDMQFVQHELSGLEEIASLPGFEEASPELVETVLEEAAKLAGEVLTPLNRVGDTEGARVEGDQVLLPDGFGEAYSELSDGGWLSLVHNPEFGGQGLPQLVSMAVEEMWNSANLSLSLCPLLTKGAIEAIEAHAAGALKDAYLPKLISGEWSATMNLTEPQAGSDLAAVRTEATPQGDHYRIRGQKIYITWGEHELTGNIIHLVLARLPDAPPGVGGISLFLVPKFLPNADGAPGERNDLKVVSIEHKLGINASPTCVMSFGESEGAIGYLVGEENRGLACMFTMMNDARIGVGLQGLALCERAYQQAVTYAKDRVQGNLPGERERVSIIKHADVRRMLMLMKAQTEACRAVAYASASASDFFKHHEDEETRARHRARWELLTPIVKGWCTEVSQEVTSLGIQIHGGMGFVEETGAAQYYRDARITTIYEGTTGIQAGDLVGRKVMRDGGQAMQAMLAEINAVAEQGGFGWEDSLAQAAGQLEEATRWLLTHGGDDLHAPGAASFNFLMLAGTVVGGWQMARSAVAAQRRLDECSDNEAFYQAKVATARFYADHLLSRSSAYLAAATVGSASTMALADEQF; encoded by the coding sequence ATGACCACCTATAGTGCCCCCGTCACCGATATGCAGTTCGTTCAGCACGAGCTGTCCGGGCTCGAGGAGATTGCCTCGCTGCCAGGTTTCGAAGAGGCGTCGCCGGAGCTTGTGGAAACCGTACTGGAGGAAGCAGCGAAACTGGCCGGTGAGGTGCTGACCCCGCTGAATCGGGTGGGCGACACGGAGGGTGCCCGCGTCGAGGGGGACCAGGTCCTCCTCCCCGATGGATTTGGTGAGGCCTACAGCGAATTGTCGGATGGCGGTTGGCTGAGCCTGGTCCACAACCCTGAGTTTGGCGGTCAAGGTCTGCCGCAGCTGGTCAGCATGGCCGTGGAGGAGATGTGGAATTCCGCCAACCTGTCGCTGTCGCTTTGCCCGCTGCTGACCAAAGGTGCCATCGAGGCCATCGAGGCGCACGCCGCGGGCGCTCTGAAAGACGCTTACCTGCCAAAGCTGATCAGCGGTGAATGGTCCGCCACCATGAATTTGACCGAGCCGCAGGCAGGTTCGGATCTGGCCGCCGTGCGGACCGAGGCTACCCCTCAAGGCGATCACTATCGAATCCGCGGCCAGAAGATCTATATCACCTGGGGTGAACACGAGCTGACTGGCAACATTATTCATTTGGTGCTGGCGCGGCTGCCCGATGCGCCCCCCGGCGTCGGCGGAATTTCGCTGTTCCTGGTGCCCAAGTTCCTGCCCAACGCTGACGGCGCGCCGGGCGAGCGCAACGACCTGAAGGTGGTTTCCATCGAGCACAAGCTGGGAATCAACGCCAGCCCGACCTGCGTGATGAGCTTCGGCGAATCGGAGGGGGCCATCGGTTATCTGGTTGGTGAGGAAAACCGTGGTTTAGCCTGTATGTTCACCATGATGAATGACGCTCGGATCGGTGTTGGCCTCCAGGGTCTCGCCCTTTGCGAGCGCGCTTACCAGCAGGCGGTGACTTACGCCAAGGACCGGGTCCAGGGCAACCTGCCGGGTGAGCGGGAGAGGGTCAGCATCATCAAACACGCTGACGTGCGTCGCATGTTGATGCTGATGAAAGCCCAAACCGAAGCCTGCCGAGCGGTCGCCTACGCGTCGGCTTCCGCCAGCGATTTCTTCAAACACCACGAGGACGAAGAAACCCGCGCCCGGCACCGGGCCCGCTGGGAGCTGCTCACGCCAATCGTCAAGGGCTGGTGCACCGAGGTGTCGCAAGAGGTTACGAGCCTCGGGATCCAGATCCACGGCGGTATGGGATTTGTCGAGGAGACGGGTGCAGCCCAGTACTATCGGGATGCTCGCATCACCACCATCTATGAAGGCACCACCGGCATCCAGGCCGGCGATCTCGTCGGTCGAAAGGTGATGCGTGACGGCGGTCAGGCGATGCAGGCCATGCTGGCCGAGATCAACGCCGTGGCGGAGCAGGGCGGCTTTGGTTGGGAAGACTCGCTGGCTCAGGCCGCAGGTCAGCTCGAGGAGGCCACGCGCTGGCTCCTGACCCACGGCGGCGACGACCTGCATGCGCCGGGTGCTGCGTCATTCAATTTTCTGATGCTCGCCGGAACCGTGGTGGGTGGCTGGCAGATGGCGCGCAGCGCGGTCGCGGCTCAGCGCCGGCTTGACGAATGCAGCGACAACGAGGCGTTTTATCAGGCCAAGGTCGCCACGGCACGGTTTTACGCTGACCATCTGCTGTCGCGTTCCAGTGCCTACCTCGCCGCAGCAACCGTCGGCAGCGCCAGCACCATGGCGCTGGCGGATGAACAGTTCTAA
- a CDS encoding toll/interleukin-1 receptor domain-containing protein, with translation MLRYRAFISYCHHDEIAATRLHEALERYRLPTTVTRETGVARVVPIFRDKEVLGASADLTQELVDALSQSENLIVLCSVSARNSEWVDREIRAFQELRPLGRILAVIVDGQGEPHELFPPALLEGDSEPLAADLRQQGDGRKDGLLRLVAGLVGTSFERLKGRAERRRLWAVAALAVVSLVGMTLAIGVASIAVRAEREASRQAEIANSIFLFMNNLFRSAKPADKNPDSVKVIDLLELGRARIDDIEDATVKIRLQNSIADAYVSLTAFDHAEPLLRDSLKLNDELNGAQDSKAFETLLLLSNLMKQRGSLEQAEYYSRRAIDLNYDDTDAQQRHYARAMGTLALIQSDMGRHEDAEASYRATLKIKEQLPPDRQLLLSSTLSNLAISNHRLGRYSEALGYYRRALADEVHYAGEEHIRVAGILHNMANAQRQLGDLQGAEEGYKRALTIKRRVLGEAHPSVASTLNGMGTLAAERGDFDAALNLFMDSAEIKTAALGESHYSVANSLTNAADANLALGNLSEAELLAERALTIRRVAFSNQHDLVARSLMSLGDIRARQDRTEEAREYYRDALDMFVATLGADHEEALRASEALNRMK, from the coding sequence ATGCTCAGATATCGCGCGTTCATCAGCTATTGTCATCACGACGAGATTGCAGCCACTCGGCTGCACGAAGCGCTGGAGCGATACCGTTTGCCCACAACCGTGACCCGAGAGACCGGCGTTGCGAGGGTAGTACCCATATTTCGGGACAAGGAGGTTCTCGGGGCATCCGCTGACCTCACCCAGGAACTCGTCGATGCGCTAAGCCAGTCTGAAAACCTGATCGTGCTGTGCTCGGTGAGTGCACGCAACTCGGAATGGGTAGATCGCGAAATCCGGGCATTTCAGGAGTTGCGACCGCTCGGTCGCATTCTCGCCGTCATCGTCGATGGTCAGGGTGAACCGCACGAGCTGTTTCCTCCTGCACTTCTGGAAGGCGACAGCGAACCACTGGCTGCGGATCTGCGGCAGCAAGGTGATGGGCGAAAAGACGGTCTACTGCGGCTTGTAGCGGGCCTCGTGGGTACCAGTTTCGAGCGACTCAAGGGACGGGCCGAGCGGAGACGGTTATGGGCGGTTGCCGCTTTGGCGGTGGTAAGCCTGGTCGGCATGACGCTGGCGATTGGCGTCGCCTCCATTGCTGTACGGGCAGAGCGCGAGGCAAGTCGCCAGGCTGAGATTGCGAACAGCATTTTTTTGTTTATGAACAACCTGTTTCGCTCCGCGAAACCCGCGGACAAAAATCCAGATTCGGTCAAAGTCATTGATCTACTGGAACTCGGCAGGGCCCGGATCGACGACATCGAAGATGCGACGGTCAAGATTCGATTACAGAACTCGATTGCAGACGCCTATGTCAGCCTCACCGCGTTTGATCACGCGGAACCACTGCTACGAGATTCGCTTAAACTGAACGACGAACTCAACGGAGCACAGGACTCGAAGGCATTCGAAACACTGCTCCTCCTGTCAAACCTGATGAAGCAGCGCGGTTCCCTTGAACAGGCCGAATACTACTCACGGCGGGCTATAGATCTAAACTATGACGACACGGATGCGCAACAGCGCCATTACGCCCGTGCGATGGGAACCCTGGCGCTGATCCAAAGCGACATGGGACGACACGAAGACGCGGAGGCGAGCTATCGCGCAACACTGAAAATCAAGGAACAGCTACCGCCGGATCGACAGCTTCTCCTGAGCTCTACGCTATCCAATCTCGCAATTTCCAACCACAGACTTGGCAGGTATTCGGAGGCGCTCGGTTACTACCGTAGAGCCCTGGCTGATGAAGTGCACTACGCAGGAGAGGAGCATATTCGGGTCGCCGGGATTTTGCACAATATGGCGAACGCGCAGCGCCAGCTGGGAGACCTGCAGGGCGCTGAGGAGGGATACAAGCGCGCGCTGACGATCAAGCGCAGAGTGCTTGGCGAGGCCCACCCCAGCGTGGCGAGCACGCTGAACGGAATGGGAACGCTGGCAGCCGAACGAGGCGATTTTGACGCTGCCTTGAACCTGTTCATGGACTCGGCCGAGATCAAAACAGCAGCGTTGGGCGAATCTCACTATTCAGTGGCCAACAGCCTTACGAACGCCGCTGACGCAAACCTGGCGCTGGGGAACTTAAGTGAAGCGGAGTTGCTTGCCGAGCGCGCCCTGACGATCAGACGCGTGGCTTTCTCGAATCAGCATGATCTGGTTGCAAGATCATTGATGAGTTTAGGGGACATTCGAGCCAGGCAAGATCGAACTGAGGAAGCCCGCGAATACTATCGCGACGCACTCGATATGTTTGTCGCCACGCTCGGGGCAGATCATGAAGAGGCTTTGCGCGCCAGCGAGGCCCTCAACAGGATGAAGTGA
- a CDS encoding SDR family oxidoreductase, giving the protein MKTLISAAVLILCFLEGNAFADETSQKAVLVTGASSGSGRVIAETLAQRGYFVYATARKQADLDAINAIDNIQAVRLDVTEQAEIDAAVETVRRGGRGLYGLVNNAGVGVMGPLIEIPESEVDFVMEVNVLGPYRVTQAFAPMIIESKGRITTTGSISGILSSRFYGPYSMSKHAMEAFTDSLAAEMEKFGVYVSIIEPGGFSSKIGKSIYEKMQADGFSMEDSRYKEEWESNWLLSGKGEIAIDNDVPERIAAAVIDTLEANSPRRRYMVVGARDSAVATIRQAMQEMVQLNQGQPHALSREELVAMLDELIGE; this is encoded by the coding sequence ATGAAGACCCTGATCTCAGCCGCTGTCCTGATCCTTTGCTTCCTAGAGGGCAACGCCTTCGCTGATGAGACAAGCCAGAAGGCCGTCCTGGTCACAGGGGCGAGTTCGGGCAGCGGACGCGTGATCGCCGAGACCCTGGCGCAGCGGGGCTACTTCGTCTACGCAACGGCTCGCAAGCAGGCAGACCTCGACGCGATCAACGCGATCGACAACATCCAGGCCGTACGCCTCGACGTCACCGAGCAGGCTGAGATCGACGCGGCGGTCGAGACCGTTCGAAGAGGTGGCCGGGGACTCTACGGGCTGGTCAACAATGCCGGTGTCGGCGTGATGGGCCCGCTGATCGAGATTCCGGAATCCGAGGTCGACTTTGTCATGGAGGTCAACGTCCTCGGGCCTTATCGAGTGACACAGGCGTTTGCGCCGATGATCATCGAGTCGAAGGGGCGCATCACCACCACCGGCTCGATCTCCGGAATCTTGTCGAGCCGCTTCTATGGCCCCTACAGCATGAGCAAACACGCTATGGAGGCTTTCACCGATTCACTGGCCGCCGAGATGGAGAAGTTCGGGGTCTACGTGAGCATCATCGAGCCGGGCGGCTTTAGTTCCAAGATCGGCAAGAGCATCTACGAGAAAATGCAGGCGGACGGTTTCAGCATGGAAGACTCCCGGTATAAAGAAGAATGGGAGAGCAACTGGCTCCTGAGCGGTAAAGGCGAAATCGCTATCGACAATGATGTGCCCGAACGGATCGCGGCCGCCGTCATCGACACCCTCGAAGCCAACAGCCCACGCAGACGCTACATGGTTGTCGGCGCTCGCGATTCGGCGGTCGCCACCATTCGGCAAGCGATGCAGGAGATGGTCCAGCTCAACCAGGGCCAGCCCCACGCGCTCAGTCGCGAAGAACTCGTTGCCATGCTCGATGAGCTGATCGGCGAATGA
- a CDS encoding PQQ-dependent dehydrogenase, methanol/ethanol family: MTSNSKLLRWLACLSVVALGVLIGACSEPPEDGVAREAKPQPDALASTGFESRGDVDWTLHGNDPGEKRFSTLDLINRDNVNRLGLAFEVPLQSTRGIEVTPIMVDGTLYLTSTWSRVLAVDAVSGAVKWRFDPQVPRSWARKLCCDVVNRGVAVWGNRVIFGTLDGRLISLDRGSGEVVWEIDTLIDRNRWYSITGAPRIVKDKVIIGNGGAEYGVRGYVSAYAVDSGELAWRFFTVPGDPAQPFEHPELQKAAATWEGVPDWSGLGGTVWDSMAYDAEQNLLYVGTGNGSPWSRDKRSAGGGDNLFLASILALNPDTGELVWHYQTTPGDNWDYTATQQITLVDLMIDGEPRKVLMQAPKNGFFYVLDRTDGELISAEPFVHVNWASHVDPESGRPVETGLGEYNNERDAYVFPSPAGGHNWQPMSFSEATGLVYIPTRDVGWVFTPEDDKWFTYGVDNLEELTGGAKVPDVAGHLKAWDPRLQKVVWQKESTLIWNGGVLSTSGGLVFYGTAAGELLVLDDRSGETLHTIPLGTGVIAPPITYAIDGVQYVALAAGWGGPAFNTMQGTEAAMTYLNSGRLLVFKLDGGPVPMPAARPPLAPFHAPDLVQLDSATLEHGRGLYGVHCGACHGFYGSTPLLPDLRRLTPEKHALFSEIVIGGALEANGMPNFSDTFSEADVLAIQAYVTSLAREALAAEASPSAP; the protein is encoded by the coding sequence ATGACCAGCAATTCCAAACTCCTGCGTTGGCTTGCCTGCCTAAGCGTCGTCGCGCTGGGTGTTCTCATCGGGGCCTGCAGCGAGCCGCCTGAGGACGGCGTTGCGCGAGAGGCAAAACCACAACCCGATGCCCTGGCCAGCACAGGTTTTGAGTCGCGCGGCGATGTCGACTGGACTCTGCACGGCAATGATCCCGGAGAGAAGCGCTTTTCAACGCTGGACCTGATCAACCGGGACAACGTCAACCGCCTGGGGCTTGCGTTCGAAGTGCCGCTGCAGTCCACGCGCGGCATCGAGGTGACGCCCATCATGGTGGACGGCACGCTGTACCTCACCAGCACGTGGTCGCGGGTGCTGGCGGTGGATGCGGTCAGCGGCGCCGTTAAGTGGCGCTTCGATCCACAGGTCCCTCGATCCTGGGCGCGGAAGTTGTGCTGCGATGTTGTCAACCGCGGCGTCGCCGTCTGGGGCAACCGGGTCATCTTCGGGACGCTTGATGGCCGCCTGATCTCACTGGATCGTGGGTCCGGTGAAGTCGTTTGGGAAATCGATACGCTGATCGACCGCAATCGGTGGTATTCGATTACGGGCGCGCCGCGCATCGTTAAGGACAAAGTCATAATCGGCAACGGCGGGGCTGAGTATGGCGTTCGCGGTTACGTCAGCGCCTACGCGGTGGACAGCGGTGAGCTGGCCTGGCGCTTCTTCACCGTTCCCGGCGACCCGGCACAGCCGTTTGAACACCCGGAGCTCCAAAAGGCCGCGGCAACGTGGGAGGGCGTTCCGGACTGGAGCGGCCTTGGCGGCACGGTTTGGGATTCCATGGCCTACGATGCCGAACAGAACCTGCTTTACGTAGGCACCGGGAACGGGTCGCCCTGGTCTCGCGACAAGCGAAGTGCTGGCGGTGGAGACAACCTGTTTCTCGCTTCAATTCTCGCGCTGAACCCCGACACCGGCGAGCTGGTGTGGCATTACCAGACGACCCCTGGAGACAACTGGGACTACACGGCCACCCAGCAGATCACGCTCGTCGATCTGATGATCGACGGCGAGCCGCGCAAGGTACTTATGCAGGCGCCCAAGAACGGGTTTTTCTATGTGCTGGACCGCACCGACGGCGAGCTGATTTCCGCCGAGCCGTTTGTCCACGTGAACTGGGCCAGCCACGTCGACCCGGAGAGCGGCCGGCCGGTGGAGACCGGGCTGGGCGAGTACAACAACGAGCGCGACGCGTACGTATTTCCCTCGCCCGCCGGCGGGCACAACTGGCAGCCGATGTCATTCAGCGAAGCGACGGGCCTGGTTTACATCCCGACGCGCGACGTAGGCTGGGTGTTCACGCCGGAGGACGACAAGTGGTTTACCTACGGCGTGGACAACCTGGAGGAGCTTACGGGTGGCGCCAAAGTGCCGGACGTCGCCGGTCACCTCAAAGCCTGGGACCCTAGACTGCAGAAAGTCGTCTGGCAAAAGGAGTCCACGCTGATCTGGAACGGCGGCGTGCTGTCGACATCCGGTGGGCTTGTGTTTTACGGCACCGCCGCCGGCGAGCTGCTGGTGCTGGATGACCGCAGTGGTGAAACCCTACACACCATCCCTCTAGGAACCGGCGTGATTGCGCCACCGATCACCTACGCCATCGACGGCGTGCAGTACGTCGCGCTGGCTGCCGGTTGGGGCGGACCGGCATTCAATACGATGCAAGGCACAGAAGCGGCCATGACCTACCTCAACAGCGGCCGTCTTCTGGTGTTCAAGCTGGATGGTGGTCCCGTGCCGATGCCGGCAGCTCGCCCGCCGCTCGCACCGTTTCATGCGCCGGATTTGGTTCAGCTTGACTCAGCAACCCTCGAGCACGGCCGCGGGCTCTACGGCGTCCACTGCGGTGCGTGTCATGGGTTTTACGGCAGCACGCCGCTGCTGCCGGACCTGAGACGCCTGACCCCGGAAAAGCATGCGCTGTTCAGCGAGATTGTGATCGGCGGCGCTTTGGAAGCGAACGGCATGCCGAATTTCTCCGACACCTTTAGCGAAGCGGACGTGTTGGCGATCCAGGCATACGTGACGAGTCTTGCGCGAGAGGCACTTGCTGCCGAGGCATCACCCTCTGCCCCATAA
- a CDS encoding TonB-dependent receptor, with protein MMGLRVSRRRRSSVGLCAAVVWCGSALGSVEPSSPSPQEAEPDKNVVELEEIVVYGRAQQQLGNHLSASAGIVAHDDIRLPPLLRVGELVEAVPGMVATQHSGTGKANQYFIRGFNLDHGTDFAVSVEGVPVNLRSHGHGQGYLDLNFLIPELVEKTRYQRGPYAAQVGDFSSAASVEFDLYDHLDESVLTVTSGEFGFQRVLAAASQHDQQTGFTGAVDLTGYRGPWELDERLRQFKLFGAYAGRVGEADLRMTLQGYDSRWTATDQIPQRAVRQGIISRLGNLDEDLGGRSSRLALTGALDLEGFSINAYAVDYDFTLYSNFTYFLEDPLAGDEFEQRDRRRVLGLGLRGENTLRSITPVDAVRWGAEFRWDDAQEVGLYRTAGRRRLGTVRQDRLHEWSLGLWADARWAPTDSLRAMLGLRTDFYGWDVDALREANSGRASDALSSPKATLAWRASDSVETYLNYGRGFHSNDVRGATIAVDPVSGDPAASVPVLVASEGAEVGLRYEAGNDLNVSVTAFRLDLDSELVYVGDAGTTEANGPTRRTGVEASAFWQANDWLALNAAVTATEARFRGPQAGGRRIPGAIASTGTLGLNAAWQNGVSASARLRWLGPAPLVEDNSVRSRSSFLANAGLSYRRQNLELRLDVFNLFNSRDSDVAYFYRSRLPGESAAGVDDVHFHPLEPRSLRGSVSWHWD; from the coding sequence ATGATGGGGCTTCGAGTATCGCGAAGACGGCGAAGCTCGGTTGGGTTGTGCGCGGCGGTGGTCTGGTGCGGGTCAGCGCTCGGTTCCGTTGAGCCTTCCTCGCCCTCGCCACAGGAAGCGGAGCCGGACAAGAACGTCGTCGAGCTGGAGGAAATTGTTGTCTATGGGCGAGCGCAGCAGCAGCTGGGAAACCACCTTTCGGCGTCGGCGGGAATCGTCGCCCATGACGACATTCGGCTGCCCCCGCTGCTGCGGGTGGGTGAGCTGGTTGAGGCGGTCCCCGGCATGGTGGCGACTCAGCATTCCGGTACCGGCAAGGCGAATCAGTACTTTATCCGAGGCTTCAATCTTGATCACGGCACAGACTTTGCCGTCTCCGTGGAAGGTGTTCCCGTTAACCTACGCAGCCACGGGCATGGTCAGGGTTACCTGGATCTCAATTTCTTGATTCCGGAACTGGTCGAGAAAACCCGCTATCAGCGCGGGCCCTATGCGGCGCAGGTCGGGGACTTTTCTTCGGCCGCGAGCGTCGAATTTGATCTCTATGATCATCTGGATGAATCGGTGCTGACAGTTACGTCGGGAGAGTTTGGTTTTCAGCGCGTACTCGCCGCCGCCTCTCAGCATGACCAGCAGACTGGGTTCACCGGGGCCGTTGATCTGACCGGCTATCGCGGCCCGTGGGAGCTTGATGAACGGCTTCGTCAGTTCAAACTCTTTGGCGCCTATGCAGGTCGTGTCGGTGAAGCCGATCTGCGCATGACGCTACAGGGTTATGACAGCCGGTGGACGGCGACTGACCAAATTCCTCAGCGGGCCGTACGCCAGGGAATCATCAGCCGGCTGGGGAACCTGGATGAAGATCTTGGCGGTCGCTCTTCTCGTTTGGCCCTGACCGGCGCGCTGGATCTTGAGGGCTTTTCCATCAACGCATATGCGGTCGACTACGACTTCACCCTCTATTCCAACTTCACCTATTTTCTGGAAGACCCCCTCGCTGGCGACGAGTTCGAGCAGCGCGACCGCCGCCGGGTTTTGGGTCTGGGTTTACGCGGTGAGAACACGCTGAGGTCGATCACTCCGGTCGATGCCGTTCGTTGGGGCGCAGAATTTCGATGGGACGATGCTCAGGAGGTCGGGCTCTATCGCACGGCCGGGCGACGACGTCTGGGCACGGTACGGCAAGACCGGCTGCATGAATGGTCGCTTGGCCTTTGGGCAGACGCCCGATGGGCACCCACAGACAGCCTTCGCGCTATGCTCGGACTTCGTACCGATTTCTACGGCTGGGACGTCGACGCTCTGCGCGAGGCTAATTCCGGCCGCGCCAGCGACGCGCTGTCGAGCCCCAAAGCCACGCTTGCCTGGCGAGCCTCCGACAGTGTTGAGACTTATCTCAACTATGGGCGCGGTTTCCATTCCAACGATGTGAGGGGCGCAACCATCGCCGTTGATCCGGTGAGCGGCGATCCGGCGGCGTCTGTGCCCGTGCTCGTGGCTTCGGAAGGCGCAGAAGTGGGGCTGCGTTACGAAGCTGGCAATGATCTAAATGTATCGGTCACCGCTTTTCGGCTCGACCTTGATTCAGAGCTGGTCTACGTCGGCGACGCGGGAACCACCGAGGCGAATGGTCCGACCCGGCGCACCGGCGTTGAGGCTTCCGCGTTCTGGCAGGCCAACGACTGGCTGGCGCTTAACGCCGCCGTAACCGCTACCGAGGCACGGTTTCGAGGGCCTCAGGCTGGCGGAAGACGGATTCCCGGCGCGATTGCTTCGACAGGCACGCTGGGCCTGAACGCGGCGTGGCAGAACGGGGTTTCCGCCAGTGCTCGATTGCGATGGCTTGGCCCGGCGCCGCTTGTCGAAGACAACTCGGTGCGCAGCCGCAGCTCGTTCCTGGCGAACGCTGGTCTATCCTATCGACGACAAAACCTGGAGCTGCGGCTCGATGTTTTCAACCTCTTCAATTCCCGCGACAGCGACGTGGCCTATTTCTATCGATCCCGTCTTCCAGGAGAGTCGGCAGCTGGGGTCGACGACGTTCATTTTCACCCGCTTGAGCCGCGCAGCCTGCGGGGATCCGTCAGCTGGCATTGGGATTAG
- a CDS encoding DUF4331 domain-containing protein has translation MLLASLVAASGSVLASSHMDAPLITRDDPANTTDVYAFVASDGNQKYLSTSLSVYPFEEPGIGPNAYDFDPTVRYEIHVSLGDDLARGRPTITYRFDFDTAFKNQQTILQGYLGVIENVDDEAQNRTQTYSVTKIDRRERGRNRRELLGSGVVPPNNQGIATPFYNTNNDGEAPARDGVATAAELDRYTSQTVAELDDGYLAFAGQRDDGFYADIQAIFDLLSLRNGDDVFDSQSGFNVHTIVLNIPVEELGGDLQQVGVFATTSRQVVSIFGRAQGLHRQVGRQGNPLFAEGFIALEDKDLYNQSLPHVDARLFRKYAETPELAALINALIFGGEEVALASDRSDLAGIFIPDVIKVDLSTEAARLAGSGADHATNPDDEGFSRLSIFGGDVLVSQISNGFGDGAVPGGWPNGRRFGDDVVDIAVSAALSDLRDLDNLQITVADGIDNVSANDIGYNKVFPYAATPHNGRNVKHNP, from the coding sequence ATGCTTCTTGCCAGCCTGGTCGCGGCCAGCGGCAGCGTCCTGGCGTCCAGCCACATGGATGCGCCGCTGATCACCCGCGACGATCCGGCCAACACGACCGATGTCTATGCCTTTGTGGCGAGCGACGGGAATCAGAAGTACCTGAGCACCTCGCTGTCGGTCTATCCGTTCGAGGAGCCAGGCATCGGGCCCAACGCGTATGACTTCGATCCGACCGTACGCTATGAGATCCATGTCAGTCTCGGCGACGATCTGGCTCGTGGGCGGCCCACCATTACGTACCGGTTCGACTTCGATACCGCCTTTAAGAACCAGCAAACGATTCTGCAGGGTTACCTCGGCGTGATTGAAAACGTTGATGACGAAGCACAGAACCGCACCCAGACCTACTCGGTGACCAAAATCGATCGTCGAGAACGAGGTCGGAATCGCCGCGAGCTCCTCGGATCTGGCGTGGTGCCGCCGAATAACCAGGGTATCGCAACGCCGTTTTACAACACCAATAACGACGGCGAAGCGCCGGCCCGCGATGGCGTGGCAACAGCCGCTGAGCTCGATCGTTATACCAGCCAAACGGTCGCTGAGTTGGACGACGGTTACCTGGCCTTTGCGGGACAGCGCGATGACGGCTTCTATGCTGACATCCAGGCCATTTTCGACCTGCTTTCGCTGCGTAATGGCGATGACGTGTTCGACAGCCAGTCAGGCTTCAACGTCCACACCATCGTGCTCAACATCCCCGTAGAGGAACTGGGTGGCGATCTGCAGCAGGTGGGTGTGTTTGCGACGACCAGCCGGCAGGTGGTGTCGATATTCGGGCGGGCCCAGGGCCTGCATCGCCAGGTCGGGCGTCAGGGCAATCCGCTCTTTGCCGAAGGCTTTATTGCGCTGGAGGACAAGGATCTCTACAACCAGTCGCTGCCTCATGTTGATGCCCGACTGTTTCGCAAATATGCCGAGACGCCGGAACTAGCCGCACTGATCAATGCCCTGATTTTTGGGGGCGAAGAGGTAGCGCTGGCCAGCGACCGATCGGACCTGGCCGGGATCTTTATTCCTGACGTTATCAAGGTTGACCTGTCGACCGAAGCCGCTCGCCTGGCCGGCTCTGGTGCGGACCACGCCACCAATCCGGACGACGAAGGGTTCTCCCGTCTGTCTATTTTTGGCGGAGACGTGCTGGTCAGCCAGATCAGCAACGGCTTTGGTGATGGCGCGGTGCCCGGCGGCTGGCCCAACGGCCGGCGTTTCGGGGACGACGTGGTTGATATTGCGGTATCGGCAGCCCTGAGTGACCTGCGCGACCTCGACAATCTGCAGATCACGGTGGCCGATGGTATCGACAACGTTAGCGCCAACGACATCGGCTACAACAAAGTCTTTCCTTATGCAGCCACGCCGCATAACGGTCGTAACGTAAAACACAACCCCTGA
- a CDS encoding sigma-70 family RNA polymerase sigma factor — protein MPDPFNLSGEYAGTLSPARAVKTDTLAHSDQQHASLITQIAAGQEGAMNRFYDLTIDFAFSIAFAVLRQAEDAEEAVLDAYTQVWRTAGSYNPRRGSGLGWLAVLVRSRALDQLRRRRDHSDNVPDAADNNPGPGELLDLVTRGSALTTALASLNDAQQQVLSLAFLRDYSHSEIAEVLGMPLGTVKSHARRAINALRQNDTIREQ, from the coding sequence GTGCCCGATCCGTTCAACCTTTCCGGCGAATATGCTGGCACTCTCAGTCCGGCACGCGCGGTGAAAACCGACACGCTGGCCCACAGCGACCAGCAGCATGCGTCGCTAATTACGCAGATTGCCGCCGGACAAGAAGGCGCCATGAACCGCTTCTACGATCTGACCATCGACTTCGCCTTCAGCATTGCCTTTGCGGTTCTGCGACAGGCGGAGGACGCCGAGGAAGCCGTATTGGACGCATATACTCAGGTTTGGCGAACGGCCGGCAGCTACAATCCCCGCCGGGGTAGCGGCCTGGGCTGGCTGGCGGTACTGGTTCGCAGCCGCGCCCTGGATCAGCTGCGCCGGCGCCGTGATCATAGCGATAACGTACCGGACGCCGCCGACAACAACCCGGGGCCAGGGGAACTTCTGGACCTGGTCACGCGGGGCTCCGCACTGACCACCGCCCTGGCGTCGCTGAACGACGCCCAGCAGCAGGTCTTGAGCCTGGCCTTCTTAAGAGATTATTCCCATAGCGAGATAGCCGAGGTCTTGGGCATGCCGCTGGGAACCGTTAAATCACACGCCCGCCGTGCCATTAACGCGCTGCGCCAAAATGACACGATCAGGGAGCAATGA